One Roseovarius bejariae genomic region harbors:
- a CDS encoding TonB-dependent receptor domain-containing protein: MRGTTALVCLSLAVPVSAQDDPGFLGTLVLTGGKRDLTFGTALPRTVVGEEEIQDRQASTVAQVIDSVPGVTLVNGTTPQGSGINIRGFGANTTYGSDQKIAIQIDGASLGSEELYRIGTQLFTDPLLYKNVEVIRGTIGSFAYGSGIVGGVVKLETKNASDFTGGVPGFGGSQTFEYSSNGDGWVSSTNLAWMPVEGAEFLLNYSWREQGDLKAGDGTTIGNSSFETPSFLAKGKFTFGQDDAYSLTFSHSQTEADDKDVPYDQFQTTAGNFGRVDRLTDTKQTSLEYRFNPANDLIDLRANLSYADQKIDTDYIDGSSPFQGGMSVAAFCADPFFGVICADNRYETTKLTISNRALFDSGRVAHDMLAGVEGIRKDRLNAASAPGGTDRRFAVFMVDEMTIGQFTVTPALRYENSRIESAVPLAGVPDSYDSDALMGGLAVAYDFGNGLSVFGSGAYTEGLPLIDDLSASGTSQRRLAMTEKSHTFEVGAEYSGTGVFAPGDSLTMRGNLYQTKLWDITSYTVAGSTGTDLDGVTSEGIELEASYGLANGFYADLAGHLGEGTEYAPSGASATWRNSPADRVQLTLGKKWNDHLDLSWEVVHTTDKRDALGAGLPDSTVHNLRATWRPKHDWLTETEVRFGIENLLDEDYVSHLSSPSRKAPGRTFKVSLTKAF, translated from the coding sequence ATGCGCGGAACAACCGCGCTTGTCTGCCTGTCACTGGCCGTGCCAGTGAGTGCGCAGGACGACCCGGGTTTCCTTGGAACGCTGGTTTTGACCGGCGGAAAGCGGGACCTGACCTTTGGCACGGCCCTGCCGCGGACCGTGGTCGGCGAAGAAGAAATCCAAGACCGACAAGCCAGTACGGTGGCGCAGGTGATCGATTCGGTCCCCGGTGTGACGCTGGTCAATGGGACGACGCCGCAAGGCTCGGGGATCAACATCCGTGGTTTCGGGGCGAATACAACCTATGGCTCGGATCAGAAGATCGCGATTCAGATCGACGGGGCGAGTCTCGGGTCGGAGGAACTCTATCGTATCGGGACGCAGCTTTTCACCGATCCGCTGCTTTACAAGAATGTTGAAGTGATCCGCGGCACCATTGGCAGTTTTGCCTATGGGTCGGGGATTGTCGGCGGTGTCGTGAAGCTGGAGACCAAGAATGCCAGCGATTTTACCGGCGGTGTGCCGGGGTTCGGTGGATCGCAGACGTTCGAATATAGTTCGAACGGGGATGGCTGGGTCAGTTCCACGAACCTTGCCTGGATGCCGGTGGAGGGGGCCGAGTTCCTGCTCAACTACAGCTGGCGGGAACAGGGGGATCTGAAAGCCGGTGACGGGACGACCATCGGAAACAGTTCGTTTGAAACCCCGTCTTTCCTGGCCAAGGGAAAGTTCACCTTCGGACAGGACGATGCCTATTCGCTGACATTCAGCCATTCGCAGACCGAGGCCGACGACAAGGACGTGCCCTATGACCAGTTCCAGACGACAGCGGGGAATTTCGGCCGGGTGGATCGCCTGACCGATACCAAGCAAACCTCGCTTGAGTATCGGTTCAACCCAGCGAATGACCTGATCGACCTGCGCGCCAACCTGTCTTATGCCGATCAGAAAATCGATACCGACTATATCGACGGCAGTTCGCCGTTTCAGGGCGGGATGTCCGTTGCGGCCTTTTGCGCCGATCCGTTTTTTGGCGTGATCTGTGCCGACAACCGGTATGAAACGACCAAGTTGACCATTTCCAACCGGGCGCTGTTTGATAGCGGGCGCGTTGCGCATGACATGCTGGCCGGGGTCGAGGGTATTCGCAAGGACCGGCTCAATGCCGCCAGTGCGCCGGGCGGGACCGACCGGCGTTTCGCGGTCTTCATGGTCGATGAAATGACCATCGGGCAATTCACCGTGACCCCCGCGCTGCGCTATGAAAATTCCCGTATCGAAAGTGCCGTTCCATTGGCGGGGGTGCCTGACAGCTATGACTCGGATGCTTTGATGGGGGGGCTGGCGGTGGCCTATGATTTCGGCAATGGCCTGTCGGTCTTCGGCAGCGGGGCCTATACCGAGGGCCTGCCGCTTATCGACGATCTTTCGGCCTCGGGCACCTCGCAGCGGCGTTTGGCGATGACCGAAAAATCGCACACCTTCGAAGTCGGGGCGGAATACAGCGGGACGGGTGTATTCGCACCGGGTGACAGCCTCACGATGCGTGGCAATCTGTATCAGACAAAGCTGTGGGACATTACCAGCTATACCGTGGCCGGGTCGACAGGGACCGATCTTGATGGTGTGACATCCGAGGGGATCGAGCTTGAGGCCTCATACGGTTTGGCGAATGGGTTTTACGCCGATCTGGCCGGGCACTTGGGCGAGGGGACGGAATATGCCCCGTCCGGGGCCTCGGCGACATGGCGCAACAGCCCGGCGGACCGGGTGCAGTTGACCCTTGGCAAGAAGTGGAACGATCATCTCGATCTGAGCTGGGAAGTCGTTCACACGACGGACAAGCGCGATGCGCTGGGCGCGGGCCTGCCCGACAGCACGGTGCATAACCTGCGCGCCACGTGGCGGCCCAAGCATGACTGGTTGACGGAAACCGAGGTGCGTTTCGGGATCGAGAACCTGTTGGACGAGGATTACGTCAGCCACCTGTCATCGCCCAGCCGCAAGGCCCCCGGGCGGACCTTCAAGGTTTCACTGACGAAAGCCTTCTGA
- a CDS encoding TonB-dependent receptor plug domain-containing protein: MTRTIVAGLCASTVILTQAASAEEVMDLGSIIISGGLTPIESENYGRSVSVLTSEDIEARGIKTVQNALRQLPGVSVTSTGASYTTASIRGGDSNHFVLLVDGVDMTNVNGGTVPFRGIAVQNIERIEVLRGPQSALYGSNAMTGVISITTKRADAPGTSYGGSVEVGSNKTLNSNLFIRQQGQRGDLSFAVTRNKTDGEDGSRYDGGDTEGLESLTIDLSGRYEVTDGVTAGFTFRNEQQDYDSEDTKPFFAPPLASPLFYQVESPQNGERDVTLGSLWVEVGDEDERVKHRVSLSGSDVREVSRDSLYFADFNSKGTDVSLQYTGSLALDGASLAATNHRLNFVAEAQELTYASSFNPGGSYTRETQSLATEYRAALGRGFDLQLGLRHDFNDVFKDATTWNASLSYQLPETDVRLRGAIGSAVVNPTMTELYGFVPGSYSGNPNLKPEESQAIELGADVGLGGMGMLSVTAFWSEVTDTIAGSGMTSVNLPGTSKIDGIEIEASIEPVAGLSLTGGYTYLDARDSTGARLQGRPEHEVTLSAIADAFGGRGTVGLGLRHVSGSVAQQFFAGSGFATPAPLAELPSFTTVDLSADYMISDGVVLNARITNLTDETYQEAWGYYGNGREAFVGLSAEW, from the coding sequence ATGACACGTACAATCGTGGCGGGGCTTTGCGCATCGACCGTCATATTAACTCAAGCGGCCTCGGCAGAGGAGGTGATGGACCTTGGGTCGATCATCATATCGGGGGGGCTGACCCCGATCGAATCTGAGAACTATGGCCGGTCGGTCTCGGTGCTGACGTCCGAGGACATCGAGGCACGCGGGATCAAGACGGTGCAGAACGCCCTGCGGCAGCTTCCGGGTGTTTCGGTCACCTCGACCGGCGCATCCTATACCACGGCAAGCATCCGGGGCGGGGACAGCAACCACTTCGTATTGCTGGTGGATGGTGTCGATATGACCAACGTGAATGGTGGCACGGTGCCGTTCCGGGGGATCGCCGTTCAGAACATCGAGCGGATCGAGGTTTTGCGCGGCCCGCAATCGGCGCTTTACGGCAGCAACGCGATGACCGGGGTGATCTCGATCACCACGAAACGGGCCGACGCGCCCGGCACGTCTTATGGCGGGAGTGTCGAGGTCGGGTCGAACAAGACGCTGAATTCCAACCTTTTCATCCGCCAGCAGGGGCAACGTGGCGATCTGAGCTTTGCCGTTACGCGCAACAAGACGGATGGCGAGGATGGCTCGCGCTATGACGGGGGCGATACCGAGGGCCTTGAAAGCCTGACGATTGACCTGTCCGGTCGCTACGAGGTGACCGATGGCGTGACCGCGGGCTTTACCTTTCGCAACGAGCAGCAGGATTACGACAGCGAGGACACCAAGCCATTTTTCGCGCCGCCGCTTGCCTCGCCGCTGTTTTACCAGGTGGAAAGCCCGCAGAATGGTGAGCGCGACGTGACCCTCGGGTCGCTCTGGGTCGAGGTGGGCGACGAGGACGAACGCGTGAAGCACCGGGTCAGCCTTTCGGGGTCGGACGTCAGGGAAGTGTCGCGCGACAGCCTGTATTTCGCGGATTTCAATAGCAAGGGAACGGATGTCAGCCTTCAGTATACTGGTAGTTTGGCGCTGGACGGGGCGTCGCTTGCGGCGACGAACCACCGTTTGAACTTTGTCGCCGAGGCGCAGGAACTGACCTATGCGTCCAGTTTCAACCCCGGCGGAAGCTACACCCGCGAGACCCAGTCGCTGGCGACGGAGTATCGCGCCGCGTTGGGCCGCGGGTTTGACCTGCAACTTGGCCTGCGTCATGACTTCAACGATGTTTTCAAGGATGCGACGACGTGGAATGCATCCCTGTCCTATCAACTGCCCGAAACCGATGTCCGCTTGCGCGGGGCGATTGGCAGTGCTGTCGTCAACCCGACCATGACCGAGCTTTATGGCTTCGTTCCCGGCAGCTATTCGGGCAATCCCAACCTGAAGCCCGAGGAAAGCCAGGCGATCGAGTTGGGCGCGGATGTGGGCCTTGGTGGCATGGGGATGCTGAGTGTGACGGCCTTTTGGTCGGAGGTCACCGATACGATTGCCGGAAGTGGCATGACATCCGTGAACCTGCCCGGAACCAGCAAGATCGACGGGATCGAGATCGAGGCCTCGATCGAGCCGGTGGCGGGCCTGTCGCTGACCGGAGGGTATACTTATCTGGATGCGCGCGACTCCACGGGGGCGCGGCTGCAAGGGCGGCCTGAACACGAGGTCACGCTGTCGGCCATTGCCGATGCCTTTGGTGGCCGTGGCACCGTGGGCCTTGGCCTGCGGCATGTCTCGGGGTCGGTCGCGCAGCAGTTCTTTGCTGGCAGCGGCTTTGCCACCCCTGCGCCCTTGGCCGAACTGCCATCCTTCACCACGGTGGACCTGTCAGCCGATTACATGATCTCGGATGGGGTCGTGCTGAACGCTCGGATCACGAACCTGACGGATGAGACCTATCAGGAGGCTTGGGGCTACTACGGCAATGGTCGCGAGGCCTTTGTCGGACTCAGCGCCGAGTGGTAG
- a CDS encoding ABC transporter substrate-binding protein: MRRVFAYLVAALLFGGAVNAGEAAPGRVVSINLCTDQLAMLLAEEGQLLSVSHIAQDRRVSAMAQEADRYVINYGLAEEIYLLQPDLVLAGAFTPRATVEMLRRLSIPVAEFAPSNTMEDVRARITRMGEVLHRQGAARQVVRDFDARLARLTTEVERRPRAILYHANGYTSGDSTLAGQILLAAGFANSAEETGYAAGRKLPLEVLAVTDPEIVITAESYPGASRSEAILDHPVVRAMREGRGTAAMTDQDWVCGTPYVLRAIDALAAERDKLTGGAQ; the protein is encoded by the coding sequence ATGCGCCGGGTGTTCGCATATCTCGTGGCGGCCCTGCTTTTCGGCGGGGCTGTGAACGCGGGGGAGGCCGCGCCCGGGCGTGTCGTTTCGATCAACCTGTGTACCGACCAACTGGCGATGCTTCTGGCCGAAGAGGGGCAGCTTTTGTCGGTCAGTCATATCGCGCAGGACAGGCGCGTTTCGGCCATGGCGCAAGAGGCGGATCGCTATGTGATCAACTACGGGCTGGCCGAAGAGATTTACCTGTTGCAGCCCGACCTTGTGCTTGCCGGTGCCTTTACGCCGCGTGCGACGGTCGAGATGCTGCGTCGGTTGAGCATCCCGGTGGCGGAATTCGCGCCGTCGAATACCATGGAGGATGTCAGGGCACGGATCACCCGTATGGGGGAGGTCCTGCACCGGCAAGGGGCCGCGCGGCAGGTGGTCAGGGATTTCGATGCACGGCTGGCGCGGTTGACCACCGAGGTAGAGCGGCGCCCGCGGGCGATCCTTTACCATGCCAATGGCTATACCTCGGGGGACAGCACGCTTGCCGGGCAGATTTTGCTGGCGGCGGGGTTTGCCAATTCGGCGGAGGAAACGGGATACGCCGCCGGGCGGAAACTGCCGCTGGAAGTCTTGGCAGTGACCGACCCCGAAATCGTGATCACCGCCGAATCCTATCCCGGGGCCTCGCGATCCGAGGCCATTCTGGACCATCCGGTCGTGCGGGCCATGCGGGAGGGCCGGGGCACGGCGGCGATGACGGATCAGGATTGGGTTTGTGGCACGCCCTATGTCCTGCGCGCGATCGATGCGCTTGCAGCGGAGCGTGACAAGCTGACGGGAGGCGCGCAATGA
- a CDS encoding FecCD family ABC transporter permease — translation MTRLAVALILLVGGLFVVSMLTGPANLGVAESMAALVHGGDGPLALVMREIRLPRAVLAVMIGASLGLSGAAMQGYLRNPLAEPGLIGVSGSAALGAVIALQTGLAASFALGLPLAALLGALIAVLLVMVLAGPRGSSLTLILAGIAVSALAAALTSLVLNLSPNPFAASEVVFWMMGSLADRSMKHVWLALPFMMVGWVLLGRLGRGLDALTLGEDAAQAMGIRVERLRLHLILGTACVVGAGTAVAGAIGFVGLVVPHILRPLVGAHPSRLLWASALGGAAMVLAADIAVRVVLPTRDLKLGVLTALVGAPLFLHLILKLRRERI, via the coding sequence ATGACCCGTCTGGCCGTGGCCTTGATCCTGCTCGTCGGCGGGTTGTTCGTGGTGTCGATGCTGACAGGACCGGCCAATCTTGGCGTGGCCGAAAGCATGGCGGCGCTGGTCCACGGGGGCGATGGGCCCTTGGCGCTTGTCATGCGTGAAATACGCCTGCCCCGGGCCGTTCTGGCGGTGATGATCGGGGCCAGTCTGGGGCTGTCGGGGGCGGCGATGCAGGGCTATCTGCGCAACCCGCTGGCCGAGCCGGGGCTGATCGGCGTGTCGGGATCGGCGGCCTTGGGCGCGGTGATTGCCTTGCAAACGGGGCTTGCGGCCTCCTTCGCGCTGGGCTTGCCGCTTGCGGCCTTGCTCGGGGCGTTGATTGCCGTATTGCTTGTCATGGTGCTGGCCGGTCCGCGGGGCAGTTCGCTGACCCTGATCCTTGCCGGGATTGCGGTCTCCGCCCTCGCGGCGGCGCTGACGTCACTGGTGCTGAACCTGTCGCCCAACCCCTTTGCGGCAAGCGAGGTGGTGTTCTGGATGATGGGATCACTGGCGGATCGGTCGATGAAGCATGTCTGGCTGGCCTTACCCTTCATGATGGTGGGCTGGGTGCTGCTGGGGCGGCTGGGCCGGGGGCTGGATGCCCTGACGCTGGGCGAGGATGCAGCACAGGCCATGGGCATCCGGGTTGAGCGCCTTCGGTTGCACCTGATCCTTGGCACGGCCTGTGTCGTGGGGGCGGGCACGGCGGTGGCGGGGGCCATCGGCTTCGTCGGGCTCGTGGTGCCGCATATCCTGCGCCCGCTGGTGGGGGCGCATCCCTCGCGGCTTCTGTGGGCTTCGGCGCTTGGCGGGGCGGCGATGGTCTTGGCCGCCGATATTGCCGTGCGGGTCGTTTTGCCGACGCGGGATCTGAAGCTGGGGGTGCTGACGGCGCTTGTGGGGGCGCCCTTGTTCCTGCATCTCATCCTGAAGCTGCGGAGGGAGCGGATTTGA
- a CDS encoding ABC transporter ATP-binding protein — MTRLNLTDFAVRLRGRDIFRDVSFSIGEGEFVGLIGPNGAGKTTLMRAALGLLPFEGHSSLAACSEGERAQQAAWMPQAREIAWPVTVETVVMLGRTPYLSSLQQAKAEDHAKVDAALEQMELTGMRQRSATYLSGGEQARVLIARALAQDTPLLLADEPIAGLDPAHQIATMETFAALAAQGKSSLVSLHDLGLAVRHCSRLLLLGDGGLVADGPPEEVLTPDRLARVFGISAWFGQTDKGPVYQPLEVIR; from the coding sequence TTGACACGTTTGAACCTGACGGATTTTGCCGTCCGCCTGCGGGGGCGGGATATATTCCGCGATGTGAGCTTCAGCATCGGCGAGGGTGAGTTCGTTGGCCTGATCGGCCCCAATGGGGCGGGCAAGACCACGTTGATGCGGGCCGCGCTTGGGCTTTTGCCCTTCGAGGGGCACAGCTCGCTGGCGGCCTGTTCCGAGGGCGAGCGCGCGCAACAGGCGGCATGGATGCCGCAGGCTCGCGAAATCGCATGGCCGGTGACCGTGGAAACCGTGGTGATGCTGGGCCGGACGCCTTATCTGTCCTCGTTGCAACAGGCCAAGGCAGAGGACCATGCGAAAGTGGATGCGGCCCTTGAGCAGATGGAGTTGACCGGGATGCGGCAACGGTCGGCCACCTACCTGTCAGGGGGGGAGCAGGCCCGGGTGTTGATCGCGCGGGCCCTGGCGCAGGACACGCCGCTTTTGTTGGCGGATGAACCCATTGCCGGATTGGACCCGGCGCATCAGATCGCGACCATGGAGACCTTTGCCGCCTTGGCAGCGCAGGGGAAATCCTCGCTTGTGTCGTTGCATGATCTGGGGCTGGCGGTGCGGCATTGTTCGCGCCTGTTGCTTCTGGGCGATGGCGGGCTTGTCGCCGATGGTCCGCCCGAGGAGGTTCTGACCCCTGACCGCCTTGCGCGGGTCTTCGGCATTTCCGCATGGTTCGGGCAGACCGACAAGGGCCCGGTATATCAACCGCTGGAGGTGATCCGATGA
- a CDS encoding adenosylcobinamide amidohydrolase translates to MSAVALDRPWLTFDLGREMPVLSWAVNRPGLVEARRILWREVRNADLPADLDVDGWLNAELHERGATDAVTFLTSRDIRFFTERRVRAGDVAAHAVATVGFSNAERIGHRVDRTGKDWGTINVALHLDAPMTEAALLESMSIVVQARTAAVMDARLRLPVGIATGTGTDCVAVAAPRGGQRYAGLHTEIGEAAGRAVYDAVLEGARDWMASNREVEAATS, encoded by the coding sequence ATGAGCGCGGTGGCCTTGGATCGGCCATGGCTTACGTTTGATCTGGGCCGGGAAATGCCGGTGCTGAGTTGGGCGGTGAACCGTCCGGGGCTTGTCGAGGCGCGGCGCATCCTGTGGCGCGAGGTGCGCAACGCTGATCTGCCCGCCGATCTGGATGTGGACGGCTGGCTGAACGCCGAGTTGCACGAGCGCGGGGCGACCGATGCCGTGACCTTCCTGACCTCGCGGGACATCCGGTTTTTCACCGAACGTCGCGTGCGGGCAGGGGATGTTGCCGCTCATGCCGTGGCAACGGTCGGGTTTTCCAACGCCGAGCGGATTGGCCACAGGGTTGACCGGACCGGCAAGGATTGGGGCACGATCAACGTGGCGCTGCATCTGGATGCCCCGATGACCGAGGCGGCCTTGCTGGAAAGCATGAGCATTGTCGTACAGGCGCGGACCGCGGCGGTGATGGATGCGCGGTTGCGGCTTCCTGTCGGGATTGCCACGGGCACTGGCACCGATTGCGTGGCGGTCGCGGCACCGCGTGGGGGGCAGCGTTATGCCGGGTTGCATACCGAAATCGGCGAGGCCGCTGGCCGTGCCGTGTATGATGCCGTGCTTGAGGGCGCCCGCGACTGGATGGCCAGCAACCGCGAGGTGGAGGCCGCCACCTCTTGA
- a CDS encoding ABC transporter substrate-binding protein: MMPRYLIAAVTAGLVSTSMAQAQDAYVAGVEASFPPWAYVEEGEFKGIAIDAMRAIAEDQGLDVEFRDMPWPSLVPALAQGRIDLLVTGLNVTPERAEVLDFSIPWWENDDEILVASDSGKNMIDVLCCGATIGAQGGATQYQWLEENLVNREGVDVTLRGYEDYVVAIEDMLAGRTDAVVTSTDTAEEFISNGRPVTIVGTIQQNQPQALAVQEGDPNELLASLNRGILNIYASGQWEEIVHEYSPQASIRAIPTAMPDYVDSYQEPIPGYSE, translated from the coding sequence ATGATGCCTCGTTACTTGATTGCCGCCGTCACGGCGGGCCTCGTTTCGACCAGTATGGCGCAGGCCCAGGATGCCTATGTCGCCGGGGTCGAAGCCTCGTTCCCGCCTTGGGCCTATGTGGAAGAGGGCGAATTCAAGGGGATCGCCATCGACGCGATGCGCGCGATTGCCGAAGATCAGGGACTGGATGTCGAATTTCGCGATATGCCGTGGCCCTCGCTGGTGCCTGCGCTGGCGCAGGGGCGGATCGACCTTCTGGTGACCGGGCTGAACGTGACCCCCGAGCGCGCCGAAGTTCTGGATTTCTCGATCCCGTGGTGGGAAAACGACGACGAGATTCTCGTTGCCTCGGACTCGGGCAAGAACATGATCGACGTGCTGTGCTGTGGGGCGACCATCGGTGCGCAGGGCGGGGCCACGCAATATCAGTGGCTTGAGGAAAACCTTGTCAATCGTGAGGGCGTGGACGTGACGCTGCGCGGCTACGAGGATTATGTCGTTGCCATCGAGGATATGCTGGCCGGGCGCACCGATGCCGTGGTCACCTCGACCGACACGGCCGAGGAATTCATCTCGAACGGTCGTCCGGTGACCATCGTCGGCACCATTCAGCAGAACCAGCCGCAGGCGCTGGCCGTGCAGGAAGGCGACCCCAACGAGTTGCTGGCCAGCCTGAATCGCGGGATCCTCAACATCTATGCCAGCGGTCAGTGGGAAGAGATCGTGCACGAATACTCGCCGCAGGCCTCGATCCGGGCGATCCCGACGGCGATGCCGGATTACGTGGATTCCTATCAGGAGCCTATTCCGGGCTATTCCGAGTAA
- a CDS encoding amino acid ABC transporter permease, translated as MIVEIIINHIPYLLDGLWVAIQLLVCLLAIGFVFGLLLALAEIYGHWTLRAFGMAFERVFRGIPELVLILMCFYGVGNWFPIEPFPAAVLALGLRSTAYQSQIFRGVIQAVPKGQIAAARAIGMSGVQAVRYVVLPQALRQMPGPWSNEFSSELKATSLAYVIGVVELTRQGRYIISSTQGNILIVFAVVALMYFVVNWLGNRVLYRAERALEIPGLERRESD; from the coding sequence ATGATCGTCGAAATCATCATCAATCACATTCCCTATCTTCTGGATGGGCTGTGGGTCGCTATTCAACTGTTGGTGTGCCTGTTGGCCATCGGCTTCGTCTTTGGCCTGCTTCTGGCGCTGGCCGAGATTTACGGGCACTGGACGCTGCGCGCCTTTGGCATGGCCTTCGAACGGGTGTTTCGTGGCATTCCCGAACTTGTGCTGATCCTGATGTGTTTTTATGGCGTCGGGAACTGGTTCCCGATCGAGCCGTTCCCGGCGGCTGTTCTGGCACTTGGGTTACGATCCACCGCCTATCAGTCGCAGATTTTCCGCGGGGTCATACAGGCGGTGCCCAAGGGACAGATCGCCGCCGCCCGCGCCATCGGCATGTCGGGTGTGCAGGCGGTGCGCTACGTGGTCTTGCCACAAGCCCTGCGGCAGATGCCGGGGCCGTGGTCGAATGAATTTTCCAGCGAACTCAAGGCGACGTCGCTGGCCTATGTGATCGGTGTGGTCGAGCTGACGCGGCAGGGGCGGTACATCATTTCCAGCACGCAGGGCAATATCCTGATCGTCTTTGCCGTCGTGGCGCTGATGTATTTCGTGGTCAATTGGCTGGGCAACCGTGTGCTGTACCGCGCCGAAAGGGCGCTGGAGATTCCCGGACTCGAACGGAGGGAGAGTGACTGA
- a CDS encoding amino acid ABC transporter ATP-binding protein, protein MLLDVKNIHKKYGEVEVLKGVSLTLARGETKVIMGPSGTGKSTLLRCINRLSPPTSGEVFLDGELICDANINEMRQKVAFVFQDFNLFLHLSALDNVAMGPMRLKGMKRAEARELAMQELQRVGMQNHAASYPAQLSGGQQQRVSIARALAMKPEVILFDEPTSALDPELTGEVVTVMQKLAADGITMLVVSHEIGFARRAADAIIFMEGGHVIEEGAPEQIIGAPRQDRTREFLNMIAEEGQIS, encoded by the coding sequence ATGCTGCTCGACGTTAAGAACATTCACAAGAAATACGGTGAGGTCGAGGTGCTGAAAGGTGTCTCCCTGACACTGGCGCGCGGCGAGACCAAGGTCATCATGGGGCCGTCGGGCACCGGGAAATCCACCTTGCTGCGCTGTATCAACCGCCTGAGCCCGCCAACCTCGGGCGAGGTGTTTCTGGATGGTGAGTTGATATGCGATGCCAATATCAACGAGATGCGCCAGAAGGTGGCCTTCGTGTTTCAGGATTTCAACCTGTTCCTGCACCTCAGCGCGCTTGATAACGTTGCCATGGGGCCGATGCGCCTGAAGGGGATGAAACGGGCCGAGGCGCGGGAGTTGGCCATGCAGGAATTGCAACGCGTGGGCATGCAGAACCATGCCGCGTCCTATCCCGCGCAACTGTCGGGCGGACAGCAGCAGCGCGTGTCGATTGCCCGCGCCCTTGCGATGAAACCCGAGGTCATCCTGTTCGACGAGCCGACCTCGGCGCTTGATCCCGAACTGACGGGTGAGGTGGTCACGGTCATGCAGAAACTGGCGGCGGACGGGATCACGATGTTGGTTGTCAGCCACGAGATCGGGTTCGCCCGCCGGGCTGCGGATGCCATTATTTTCATGGAGGGCGGCCATGTGATCGAGGAAGGCGCGCCCGAGCAGATCATCGGCGCCCCAAGGCAGGACCGCACCCGCGAGTTCCTGAACATGATCGCGGAAGAGGGGCAGATATCGTGA
- a CDS encoding ABC transporter permease subunit, with translation MSEFIAFAAEHLPTILSALPITLGMWVLAIIIGAALGLLLATGRLYGGRITYALATTYVEVFRGTPMLVQMFFIYLGLPEVGIVLNPFTAAVIAIGLNSAAYQAEYFRGAVRSIPQGQMAAARAIGMTRLQALRNVLLPQALRRVIPQWSNEAILELKYTSIAYAIGVSEMTSKAEQIGYKTFHFFEVFLLVAIVYVVLTGIVAQLLHVLEQRTSIPGVNR, from the coding sequence GTGAGTGAATTCATCGCCTTTGCCGCCGAACACCTGCCGACGATCCTGTCGGCCCTGCCGATCACGCTTGGCATGTGGGTGCTGGCGATCATCATCGGCGCGGCACTTGGCCTGTTGCTGGCAACGGGGCGGCTTTACGGGGGGCGTATCACATATGCCCTTGCGACCACCTATGTCGAGGTGTTTCGCGGGACGCCGATGTTGGTGCAGATGTTCTTTATCTATCTCGGCCTGCCCGAGGTCGGTATCGTTCTGAACCCGTTCACAGCCGCCGTGATTGCCATTGGCTTGAATTCGGCGGCCTATCAGGCCGAGTATTTCCGCGGCGCGGTGCGATCCATCCCGCAGGGGCAGATGGCCGCCGCCCGGGCCATCGGCATGACCCGCCTTCAGGCGCTGCGCAACGTGTTGTTGCCACAGGCCCTGCGCCGGGTCATTCCACAGTGGTCCAACGAGGCGATCCTCGAGTTGAAATACACCTCGATCGCCTATGCCATCGGGGTCAGCGAAATGACATCGAAGGCCGAGCAGATCGGTTACAAGACCTTTCATTTCTTCGAGGTCTTCCTTCTGGTGGCCATTGTCTATGTCGTGTTGACGGGCATCGTTGCACAGCTTTTGCATGTTCTGGAACAACGCACGTCCATTCCCGGCGTGAACCGCTGA